A single Thermosynechococcus vestitus BP-1 DNA region contains:
- a CDS encoding glycosyltransferase — protein MPAQHQTRDQPITLPPNSVLANMWARVRQLQQDFDVIVNFAYDWLPFYLTPFLSRPVGHLVSMASISDVMDQAIASVIDKYPGTIGVYTRTQAATFPFGDRCVCLGSGLDLSLYDFCAEPEDALCWLGRIAPEKGLEDAVAAVNVTRTPLKIMGQLQDIDYWQRIQADYPDAPIEYLGFFPTREMQSRLRRCRALLLTSRWVEAFGNVVIESLACGVPVIAYNRGGPREIVRDGQTGFLITPDSVEALIAAIGKIDQIDRAACRQQAEQEYSLAVYGDTVEQWLQQIAASLPS, from the coding sequence GTGCCAGCGCAGCATCAAACCCGCGATCAACCAATTACACTGCCGCCCAATAGTGTCTTAGCCAATATGTGGGCACGGGTGCGGCAGCTTCAACAGGACTTTGATGTCATTGTCAACTTTGCCTACGATTGGTTGCCCTTTTACCTGACGCCGTTTTTAAGCCGTCCGGTGGGCCATCTGGTGAGTATGGCCTCAATCTCCGACGTCATGGATCAGGCGATCGCCAGTGTCATTGACAAGTATCCGGGAACCATTGGTGTCTATACCCGTACCCAAGCGGCCACCTTCCCCTTTGGCGATCGCTGTGTGTGTTTAGGCAGTGGCCTTGATCTTTCGCTCTATGACTTTTGTGCAGAACCAGAGGATGCCCTTTGCTGGCTGGGGCGGATTGCGCCTGAAAAGGGACTTGAAGATGCGGTTGCCGCTGTTAATGTCACTCGCACCCCCTTAAAAATCATGGGGCAGTTGCAGGATATCGATTATTGGCAGCGGATCCAAGCTGACTACCCCGATGCCCCCATTGAATATCTAGGATTTTTCCCCACTCGGGAAATGCAGTCCCGCTTGCGGCGGTGTCGTGCCCTCCTGCTCACCTCCCGTTGGGTTGAAGCCTTTGGCAATGTGGTCATTGAGAGCCTTGCCTGTGGTGTTCCCGTCATTGCCTACAATCGTGGTGGGCCAAGGGAAATTGTCCGCGATGGCCAAACGGGGTTTCTCATTACCCCAGATTCTGTTGAGGCTCTCATTGCCGCCATTGGCAAGATCGATCAAATTGATCGGGCCGCCTGTCGGCAACAGGCAGAACAGGAGTATAGCTTAGCTGTTTATGGGGATACGGTGGAGCAATGGCTACAGCAGATCGCCGCTTCCTTGCCGTCCTAA
- a CDS encoding F0F1 ATP synthase subunit gamma yields MANLKAIRDRIKTIKDTRKITEAMRLVAAAKVRRAQEQVMASRPFADRLAQVLYSLQTRLRFEDVDLPLLAKRPVKTVALLVVTGDRGLCGGYNTNVIRRAKERLQELEAEGLKYTLVIVGRKAAQYFQRRDYPIDAVYSGLEQIPSASEAGQIASELLSLFLSETVDRVELIYTKFVSLISSKPVVQTLLPLDPQGLETADDEIFRLTTRGSHLEVNREKVTSTLPALPSDMIFEQDPLQILDALLPLYLNNQLLRALQEAAASELAARMTAMNNASDNAQALIGTLTLSYNKARQAAITQEILEVVAGAEALR; encoded by the coding sequence GTGGCCAATCTCAAAGCTATTCGCGATCGCATCAAAACGATTAAAGATACCCGCAAGATCACTGAAGCTATGCGCCTTGTGGCGGCAGCAAAAGTTCGCCGTGCCCAAGAGCAAGTCATGGCGAGTCGTCCCTTTGCCGATCGCTTGGCCCAGGTGCTCTACAGCTTGCAGACTCGACTGCGTTTCGAGGACGTGGATTTGCCGCTGTTGGCAAAGCGCCCGGTGAAGACGGTGGCGCTGCTGGTGGTAACAGGCGATCGCGGGCTGTGTGGCGGTTACAACACTAATGTCATTCGCCGAGCTAAGGAACGTCTCCAAGAACTCGAAGCCGAGGGCCTCAAATACACCCTAGTGATTGTGGGTCGCAAGGCAGCTCAATATTTCCAGCGCCGTGACTATCCCATTGATGCAGTCTATTCTGGCCTAGAGCAGATCCCCTCCGCCAGTGAAGCCGGTCAAATTGCCAGTGAACTGCTCTCCCTCTTCCTTTCGGAAACGGTGGATCGGGTGGAGCTCATCTACACCAAATTTGTTTCCCTCATTAGCTCAAAGCCCGTTGTCCAAACCCTGCTCCCCCTCGATCCCCAAGGGCTGGAAACCGCCGATGATGAAATTTTCCGCCTGACAACCCGTGGCTCTCATTTGGAAGTCAACCGCGAGAAAGTAACCTCGACGCTGCCCGCTCTGCCCTCCGATATGATTTTTGAGCAGGATCCGCTGCAAATTCTCGATGCCCTACTGCCCCTGTACTTGAATAACCAGTTGCTACGAGCACTGCAGGAGGCTGCTGCCTCAGAATTGGCGGCACGGATGACGGCAATGAACAACGCCAGTGATAATGCTCAAGCCCTGATTGGTACTCTGACCCTCTCCTACAACAAAGCCCGTCAAGCCGCCATTACCCAAGAAATTCTTGAAGTGGTGGCGGGGGCTGAGGCTCTGCGCTAG
- the tnpA gene encoding IS200/IS605-like element ISTel2 family transposase yields MSSHLRKGRHSVTDLKIHLVCVTKYCRPVLSAEGLELIEKSFREVAKKMDFQILEFNGEEDHVHALIEYPPKLSLSQIVNALKGVSSRRYGKAALPKPHEESLWSPSYFAASVGGALLEVLKEYMRNQKS; encoded by the coding sequence ATGTCAAGTCATCTTCGTAAAGGGAGACATAGTGTTACGGACCTGAAGATTCATTTGGTATGCGTGACTAAGTATTGCCGGCCAGTCCTTAGCGCTGAGGGATTAGAGCTGATCGAGAAATCGTTTCGAGAAGTCGCCAAGAAGATGGATTTCCAGATTCTTGAATTTAACGGCGAGGAAGACCATGTCCATGCGCTAATCGAGTACCCTCCTAAACTTTCTCTTTCGCAGATCGTAAATGCGCTTAAAGGCGTATCTAGTCGTCGATATGGAAAAGCTGCACTACCAAAACCCCATGAAGAATCACTTTGGAGCCCTAGTTATTTTGCGGCATCTGTTGGAGGAGCACTGTTAGAGGTGCTTAAGGAATACATGAGAAATCAAAAGTCCTAA
- a CDS encoding SpoIID/LytB domain-containing protein, producing MVYLIVPWRFLSQSLGLGCMLSLLLQLTATAVELRVAVLDRVRQVTISSSTAAQLRDEVGRVLTVAPQQHITAVLTGARVQVGGVGGRQVFLEPRDNGLVRVGDRWYRGRLQLVSTPEGILAINLVDLEEYLPSVVGKEMYPSWPLEALKAQAVASRSFVLFRRDRERRRPGSLFDVGATVTHQVYPGVSSETASTLAAVAATRGQVLTYNGQIIEAVFHASSGGHTENSEHVWQTVVPYLRGSPDFDQVSPHFQWTVRFTAAQLQQRFPGIGMILGFRPLQLTPQGRVMSVQVVGTAGRRTISASELRRVLGLRSTLLTITPEYGNVASQRAQSVPVAFTITGRGHGHGLGLSQWGAYGMALQGYTYDQILGHYYQGVTLSVLDTTQR from the coding sequence ATGGTTTACCTCATTGTGCCTTGGCGCTTTCTGTCGCAGTCGCTGGGTCTTGGCTGCATGCTCAGCTTGCTCCTACAATTGACGGCCACAGCAGTGGAATTGCGAGTTGCAGTTTTAGATCGGGTGCGTCAAGTCACAATTAGTAGCTCCACCGCAGCGCAATTACGGGATGAGGTGGGCCGGGTCCTGACAGTGGCACCGCAGCAGCATATTACCGCTGTCCTCACAGGGGCTAGGGTACAAGTAGGGGGCGTGGGTGGGCGGCAAGTTTTCCTCGAACCTCGAGACAATGGACTCGTGCGAGTGGGCGATCGCTGGTATCGCGGCCGGTTGCAATTGGTGAGTACCCCTGAGGGGATTCTCGCCATCAATCTTGTGGATTTAGAGGAGTATCTGCCCAGTGTGGTGGGCAAGGAAATGTATCCCTCTTGGCCCCTAGAAGCCCTCAAAGCCCAAGCAGTGGCTTCCCGTTCCTTTGTTCTCTTTCGGCGCGATCGCGAACGCCGTCGTCCCGGCAGTCTTTTTGATGTAGGGGCCACCGTCACTCATCAGGTATATCCGGGGGTCAGTTCAGAAACCGCCAGTACCCTGGCCGCCGTTGCCGCCACACGCGGTCAAGTGCTCACCTACAACGGCCAAATCATTGAAGCGGTCTTCCATGCCTCCTCAGGGGGGCATACCGAAAATTCGGAACACGTTTGGCAAACTGTGGTTCCTTACCTGCGCGGTAGCCCTGACTTTGACCAAGTTTCCCCCCACTTTCAGTGGACGGTTCGTTTTACCGCCGCCCAACTGCAACAGCGCTTCCCTGGGATAGGGATGATTCTTGGCTTTCGCCCCTTACAATTGACACCCCAAGGGCGAGTCATGTCAGTGCAGGTAGTGGGCACTGCGGGTCGCCGCACAATTTCAGCCAGTGAACTACGGCGGGTTTTGGGACTGCGCAGTACCCTACTAACGATTACACCAGAGTATGGCAATGTGGCCAGTCAACGGGCTCAAAGTGTGCCAGTGGCTTTTACAATTACTGGACGGGGTCACGGCCATGGCCTGGGCTTGAGTCAATGGGGAGCCTATGGTATGGCATTGCAGGGTTACACCTACGACCAAATTTTGGGGCATTATTACCAAGGCGTTACATTGAGTGTATTGGACACAACTCAGCGTTGA
- a CDS encoding HpsJ family protein, whose translation MTASQSTKRPVPLAAQFLKLVGMILVLTFLVEWGILFITPQFNNSQWQLTVVNQFIERGATPLIGFVFIYTGFWIQAVSGSATQPQPGEPALKDWRFWVFVLSSLLGLLCLLGIPLHLSITGQITEQAVNQINQEAAQAEIRVEQEQQQIKQLASSGQLQQLLKSNQLPPDQRAILEQLQKDPQALDKQAGQARERIRTQQQEAVNRAQQEAFLNRLRVGIRSFLLAVGFITIGWSGLREHR comes from the coding sequence ATGACCGCTTCGCAATCAACCAAGCGACCTGTCCCCTTGGCGGCTCAGTTCCTAAAACTGGTGGGAATGATCCTAGTCCTCACCTTTTTGGTTGAGTGGGGTATTCTCTTTATTACTCCCCAGTTCAATAACAGCCAGTGGCAACTCACGGTTGTCAACCAATTCATTGAGCGCGGCGCTACCCCCTTGATTGGGTTTGTCTTTATCTACACAGGCTTTTGGATTCAAGCGGTCTCTGGGAGTGCTACGCAACCGCAGCCAGGGGAACCTGCCCTCAAGGATTGGCGATTTTGGGTCTTTGTTCTCTCGAGTTTGCTGGGGCTACTGTGCCTGCTGGGGATTCCTCTCCACCTATCCATTACAGGCCAAATCACGGAACAGGCGGTCAACCAAATCAATCAAGAGGCGGCACAGGCAGAAATTCGGGTGGAGCAGGAACAGCAGCAAATCAAACAACTGGCCAGTAGCGGTCAACTGCAGCAACTCCTGAAAAGCAATCAACTGCCCCCCGATCAACGGGCGATTCTTGAGCAGTTGCAAAAGGATCCCCAAGCCCTCGACAAACAAGCGGGTCAGGCACGGGAGCGCATCCGCACTCAACAACAGGAAGCGGTCAATCGGGCGCAACAGGAAGCTTTTTTGAATCGTCTAAGGGTAGGCATTCGTAGTTTTCTATTGGCAGTGGGCTTTATTACCATTGGTTGGAGTGGTCTGCGCGAGCACCGCTAG
- the glmU gene encoding bifunctional UDP-N-acetylglucosamine diphosphorylase/glucosamine-1-phosphate N-acetyltransferase GlmU, with the protein MVIVAVLAAGRGTRMKSSLPKVLHPLGGRSLVGWVLHQVQSLQPQRQFVIIGYGGDAVRAALADQPQLEFVEQRQQLGTGHAVQQLLPYLKDYEGHLLVLNGDVPLLRGQTLAHLIEVHQNHNNAATILTAQIPNPQGYGRVICDSQNMLKQIIEDRDCTTAQKQNCRINAGVYCFHWPQLAAVLPHLQSNNDQQEYYLTDAVNALSPVMAVDVEDYEEILGVNDRVQLAAAYQVLQNRIKKAWMQAGVTLIDPASITIEDTVELAPDVVIEPQTHLRGQTRIGSGSIIGPGTLIENSVIGERVTARYAVITDSEIGEDTQVGPFAHIRQQSVVADHCRIGNFVELKKARLGSDTKASHLSYLGDATLGDRVNIGAGTITANYDGVRKHPTHIGSGTKTGANSVLVAPVTLGNNVTVAAGSTVTADVPDNALVIARCRQVVKPNWEPEA; encoded by the coding sequence ATGGTCATTGTGGCAGTCTTAGCGGCAGGACGAGGCACCAGGATGAAATCCTCGCTGCCAAAAGTTCTCCATCCCCTAGGTGGGCGATCGCTGGTGGGCTGGGTTTTGCACCAAGTTCAATCTCTGCAACCGCAACGGCAGTTTGTGATCATTGGCTATGGGGGAGATGCTGTCCGTGCCGCTTTAGCCGATCAGCCGCAGCTGGAATTTGTCGAGCAGCGGCAACAGTTGGGAACAGGTCATGCTGTGCAGCAGCTTTTACCCTACCTCAAGGACTATGAAGGCCATCTTTTGGTGCTCAATGGCGATGTGCCCCTATTGCGTGGCCAAACCCTGGCCCACTTGATCGAAGTTCACCAGAACCACAACAATGCGGCCACCATTTTAACAGCACAAATTCCCAACCCCCAAGGCTATGGCCGCGTGATTTGCGACAGTCAGAATATGCTGAAGCAAATTATTGAGGATCGTGACTGCACCACAGCCCAAAAGCAAAACTGCCGCATTAATGCTGGAGTGTATTGTTTCCATTGGCCCCAACTTGCCGCTGTGCTGCCCCATCTCCAGTCCAATAATGATCAGCAGGAATACTACCTCACCGATGCCGTCAATGCCCTAAGTCCCGTGATGGCGGTGGACGTGGAAGACTATGAGGAGATTTTGGGCGTCAACGATCGCGTGCAGTTGGCGGCAGCCTATCAAGTGCTGCAAAATCGAATCAAAAAAGCTTGGATGCAAGCGGGGGTGACCCTAATTGATCCCGCCAGTATCACGATTGAGGATACCGTTGAGCTAGCACCGGATGTGGTGATTGAACCCCAAACTCACCTGCGTGGCCAAACCCGTATTGGCAGTGGTAGCATTATTGGCCCTGGCACTTTGATTGAAAATAGTGTCATTGGCGAACGGGTGACCGCTCGCTATGCCGTGATTACCGACAGCGAGATTGGCGAGGATACCCAAGTGGGGCCTTTTGCCCACATCCGCCAGCAAAGCGTGGTTGCCGATCACTGCCGCATTGGCAACTTTGTAGAGCTGAAAAAAGCACGGTTGGGCAGTGACACTAAGGCCTCCCATTTGTCCTACCTGGGAGATGCCACCTTGGGCGATCGCGTCAACATTGGGGCAGGGACCATCACCGCCAACTACGACGGTGTCCGCAAACACCCCACCCATATTGGTAGCGGCACTAAGACAGGGGCTAACAGTGTTTTAGTGGCCCCAGTGACCCTTGGCAATAATGTCACAGTAGCGGCGGGTTCAACAGTCACAGCAGATGTACCGGATAATGCCCTTGTCATTGCCCGCTGTCGTCAAGTCGTCAAACCCAACTGGGAACCCGAAGCTTAG
- the pyrF gene encoding orotidine-5'-phosphate decarboxylase — protein sequence MFNSQAAVASKIIVALDVPNLEVAIATIHRLPQVQFWKVGLELFCASGPMILDVLKDQGKRIFLDLKLHDIPNTVAAAARAIAPYGVDFVTIHTATGLTGLKTAQAALGESATQLIGVTLLTSIGADTLQQELQIPLDPATYVECMANLAHQAGLAGIVCSPQEAARVKQRWGENFLRICPGIRPLGSATGDQARSLTPNAAFAAGASYLVIGRPILQAADPAAAFDDLCSSLV from the coding sequence TTGTTTAATTCTCAAGCGGCTGTTGCCAGCAAAATTATTGTGGCCTTGGATGTACCCAATTTGGAGGTGGCGATCGCCACTATCCATCGGCTGCCCCAAGTGCAATTTTGGAAAGTGGGGCTAGAACTCTTTTGCGCCAGTGGGCCGATGATTCTTGATGTCCTCAAGGATCAGGGGAAGCGCATCTTTCTCGATTTGAAGCTTCATGATATTCCCAATACGGTAGCAGCCGCAGCACGAGCGATCGCCCCCTATGGCGTGGACTTTGTCACCATCCACACTGCCACTGGTTTAACCGGTCTCAAAACTGCTCAGGCAGCCCTCGGGGAAAGCGCCACTCAACTCATCGGTGTCACATTGCTCACCAGTATTGGCGCAGACACCCTGCAGCAGGAACTCCAAATTCCCCTTGATCCGGCTACCTATGTTGAATGCATGGCTAATCTTGCCCATCAAGCAGGACTGGCGGGCATTGTCTGCTCACCCCAGGAAGCCGCACGGGTGAAACAACGCTGGGGAGAGAATTTCTTGAGAATTTGTCCGGGGATTCGCCCCCTTGGCAGCGCAACGGGAGATCAAGCGCGATCGCTGACGCCTAATGCTGCCTTTGCTGCTGGTGCCTCTTACCTTGTCATTGGCCGCCCGATTTTACAAGCAGCGGATCCCGCCGCCGCCTTTGATGACCTTTGCTCTAGCCTTGTTTAA